The Leguminivora glycinivorella isolate SPB_JAAS2020 chromosome 7, LegGlyc_1.1, whole genome shotgun sequence genomic interval gcccactgctttgatgtttacgaaatgccgcctttttaaatgcctacaaaattctaacaaagaaacgagccgcacgtgcgcagcgtcggaggatagggttgcctatggattaaaacgaattaattctcagataaaatgttatactatacaTTCATGTTtagggtactttctaggtatatatacagtatctatatatttttgtttaagccttcagcgTCACAAGcattattgaacttttccgtgggacttaatcaataagatctgtgtaagattatcctattttattcatgatgtctattgaactatgcattattagccattccacaagtGGACATcacatatgaaccttaaaaaaactcgcgacgtaaagtaacaatagaaagtgcgaacgtgcgttccgtgagaacgcgcgccacccctgattaggccgcgaactcgcggccgccaacatgtacttgtagcgcggcgatacaatcgcggagtgagccgcccctgatattatgcaaaaacgattttagtaaacccttattcatatttcaatacctatccaacaatgtatcacacgttggggttagaatgaaaaaaaatatcagcccccactttacatgtagggggggtaccctaataaaacatttttttccattttttatttttgcactttgttggcgtgattgatatacatattggtaccaaatttcagctttctagtgctaacggttactgagattatccgcggacggacggacggacggacggacagacagacatggcgaaactataagggttcctagttgactaggaaccctaaaaagggggtCATCGCTTAAAATTTCctgtaatttaagtaatagttaaataaaaaatttcttcattttttagggttccgtagtcactaTAACACAATACTATTATAACACAATACTTTTCCTTCCAGGCCTCCAGAGCTCCCCGTGTACAACATAACAACCGGCGACGACCGAGACACAACCTGGAAGCAAGTCCTCGACAACGGGAAAGCCACCATAAGAAAGTACCCCTTCGAAGGCCCCCTGTGGTACCCAGACGGCAACATTCGGCACAACAAGTTTATACATAGCCTGTGTGTGTTCTTTTACCATCTTGTGCCGGCGTATTTGATTGACTTCTTAATGTTGTTGTTTGGACAGAAGCGATTGTAAGTATGATTGGCGTTTCTTGATTCAATTTTAGCGTACCTAAAGGGACCAActacactcataagacgcatgtctcggggcgcgcaacggacgtctccgccacgctgcctgaatgtaattcaaaaaacgtctcctcagtacattttgtataggaaggacgtaagacgcgccccaggcggcgtggcgtccgttgcgcgccccgagacatgcgtcttatgagtgtggctGGTCCCTAATACCTTACGTATTATGCGAAAAACGTGCCGGTACGTAGCGGTacataaataatgaaaaatcttgtgcattattaaaaaaaaaaccttgcgtatgtatgtaaacaaatGCTACTTAGTCCACGGACTTGATTATCCCGTataccagcccctctagcaGAACTTGTCTAgttgcgcgcgagtccatacttgaagtcgcgcttgttGTATGGAAGGCAAagtgtgctaaagggtcagctGCTTTTCAGTCTTATTAAACATGTTTTACGTTATTATACTACCTAGTGGTTTAAACCAGGAATATATCTACTATGCAAACACAGGCAGCTCAATTtgtcagtaaaaaaaaatataatccaTTTATTTTGATTGCAAGTGCCATCACATGTAATCTGGCAAGCCTAATTTGTCAGTAAAAAACTAATCCATTTACTTTGCGTGCTGGTAAATGTGTAACACAAAGACAGTATACCTAATTATCTGTCTATGTTACTTAGGCCCACTtccaccaaccacttaactcaaggttagtgggctgtcaactgtcaaattccatataaaatggtgggttaaccctccattttcgttagtGCAAGTTTAGGCCCTTACTTGAAATAGTCATTAAAACCCTTATAATTTTCTTACAGCATGGTCAGAATCCAAAACAGAATATCCGTGGGCCTCGAAGTCCTCCAATACTTCACAACCAGGGAATGGTGGTTCGACACGAACAATTTTAAAGCCCTACCAAAGTCGCTAAAGGAAATTGACTTCAAACTCTTCCCAATGGATCTAACCATCATCAAAGACGAGCCGTATATCGAGAGCTGTATGATTGGCGGGAAGTTATACTGCTTGAAGGAGAAAATGGAAAATCTGCCTAAAGCCAGACTGCAGAACAACATGTAAGTTCATTTCAAAGATTCCTAATATGGATGGTAGCAAAAATGAGTCAACACACATTATGCAAGAAAAAAACAACTTTAAGACGTATTTTCTGAATATACCTCTTATTGCAAAAATTTGGTTGAAACGTTATTGCTTACCAGTAGGTATACTTACTAGGTATATCTTTATACAGGGTCTCCACTACCCTCGAAGCAGGGACGCAAAATAGGACACATGACGATTTTTTGAGTTACTAAGCCAATGAGTCTTTCCAAAAGAGCTTATTTCTTCACTGGAACCTAGATATTTACCCTTTGTTTAAGGACCTTACATGTGTTTAAGGACCTTAAAAAAGTTGCAGTTGGTTTACAGTCGGTCTGTGTCAGGGACTATCCACaaacaggcgacgcatgtcttgagacgcggaacggacgtaagacgcgcccccaggtgacgcggcgcgcgcctcaagcgacgcgtcgcctggggcacgtcttacgtccttcctatacaaaatgtactgaggagacgttttttaaattacactcgggcggagtggcgctgacgtccgttccgcgtcttaagacatgcgtcgcctgacgCCGTGTCtggcgtgggcgacggtcgcgcgaccgtcgccatcgcatcgtctacttccatatcgataaggtttgatttcgtatgcgtcgcatcgccgtcgcgcgaccatcgcgcgaccgtcgcccgcgcaagccacggcgtgagtgtgggttgccgctcAGCCATAATAAACGAAACAATATTATCTACTAGATCGTTGAAAGGTTATCTAACAAATACCTACCAATTTCACTATAATATTCTAAGTATATCGAACATCATTGAACCATTAACTAGGAACGGGATTTCCTGTTGCAAAATACAAGTACTGTTACGGCGATAACGCCAATGACCTTATTGTACCTATCGCTTATTTACTCAGTGCAATATATAAGgaaaattgtatttaataagtaaTATGATATTAGCCAGTAACGACTTAAAACAATGCACTGTACATATACTTACGAAATCAAccgaaattaaaacaaaacaacgaGTTTAGGATATCTTCAATTTGAGTGAATTCGGTAGGTACTTTGCACAGTACGGTATACTAtaagtatatacatacatacttgatACTACGTACATTTTTGTACCTATATTGTTTCTAGTGGTAAAATCTGGTTAGTATAATCACTACTATCACTATCTACTAGCAGATTTAATTTGgtacttacataaaataaaaataaagttttcatTTTTAACATCCGATGCTTCAAGGACGgtattgtccccgtggtctcacAGGAAGACTTTTTAAAATTGACAACGTGTAGCCCCACGAGTTTTTCTAACTACCCGCACTTCTTGATCCACTTGAACGTTTTGCCGTTTAGGAATTTTACCGTGCCGATGCGCTTTTAAAGTTTTGCATAGGGCAAGGTGGTTGACAGTGGGTCGCTGGTGCACAATAGGTCACGCACACTACGACGTCAACCATCTTACCCTATTGTTAAAAacaactttttctttttcagCCTATGGGTGCTAGACAAGCTGGTATCAGTCTTCTTCTACCTACTGATCGTATACTGGATCGCGTCGTACTTCGAGCCTGCACGGGAACTACTGTCCTACGTCCCTCTGGTGCGGTACCTGCCGCTCGTCGGAAAAGTTGTCTTTCCTCAGTAAATATTAGACATTACGATCACTAAAGTCAATGCAGAGAAGACCGTCTATGTCAGTAAGGATTAATAAAGTAAATGTGGATAAGACCGTCCACGTATACGAGAAGAAGTAACCTCGTTTGTCGCTTTTTACTCATGCGGTTGTAAGTATACATCTTACTCAGAAGACCGGCAAAAAAGGAGTGAATTGTGGAGCTCTTATTGTGTCTGAGAAATTACAATATATTTCATCCGGTCTTCTCCTTATtgaacatatgtttaaaacctAAATGTGCGTAATGGTTGTACGTAATTAATAGCTGCTTTTGTTTAATATTGGTAAATATTTTACTGCAAAGGTGTTCTCACACAAATCATTTTGAGTGCTACTATTTCTTATTAGAACCATCTACTTATAATCATTTTGtaattaatgtaaatatgtacctattttaatGTGTGTGTTTATTATATAACTTGCTTgtacccatagctgggcattaactcgttaatccgttaatcgttaattaacgaagttaacatttcgattaacggattaacttttaagttaactttaaaaaatgttaacggattcgttaacttccgttaaatttcatcgagtccgttaatcgttaatccagcaccccaagcggcttgctgcgccgcgaaaaccacgttcttactgcaGCTGTAAAAGCCcatagtacggcaaaacctaggttttatcggtaaaagtagatccgtcggttataaacagtctaaagaccaattggcgactttggatcacttaccTATTCGAGATCtcctaaatcttattaggcatgctagatcgatcactaacctgggaatagagtgcaatcatcaggcatgacagacaaatcgcgcaaccgacgcattgagttagagtccggcgcgggccttagattactctaccaagttatcgtggcccacagcatcgagttgttaTCTCAATccgaagaaccgacgcaccacgatcgcgaccgcatgaatgacccaataattaccaatccgaagtaaaacctaggatttagccaaccaacggcggtaaaagcccgaagagaccgtatttaattgttacatttcggttttttgccgattggcgtcacaggttttaatagtttttggtggatacttagtaaatagaaatacataatacctacagtggagtcctatttttatgacgtgttaacggattatcgattaactttaacttccgttaaatctaccgaaatgtatcgctttaacgattaacgaagttaactttttaagtaacggattaacgattatcgaagttaactatttgattaacggtgcccagctatgcttgtacctataggtaatcgatatacttaggtaagtatttaagtataaaataattacatttaaaaagTACTTTGTATTTCCCCATTTTAGTAGAACctaacacatttaaaaaaattgtgtgaACGTTTTATGAAAACTCAAAGTTACTTATAATTATGAGCTTTAATCATTTTACCGTTTATAACATGTAAGCGTAGTATTTTGCTAGAAAACTATACGTTACGTTTGTATATTTTGGAATAAAGTATTCAAGTTATTGGTGTGTACATTATTTCATGGCAAACACCTACATACCCACACTTTAAGACAATCTATAAAATTGAAACTAGAAAgtacatgaatattttaatgatAAAGGTAAAGTGCGTTGGAAGAAAATTTATGTCTTTATTCGTAAACAATCCTCCGTATCGTAACGAAACATTACGCGGTTTTTAACcccagacgcaaaaacgacggggtgttataagtttgacgtgtctgtctgtatgtgtgtcagtcttattattagattcagtttttttttgttcgaaaACCGAGTTAGTCGAGAATGTaatgagtgttcttagccatgtttcatgaaaatccttCCACTAagtcggggtcgggggttttttcaaaattttgattttgtggttaggtttatAATTTACCCTCAGATAAAGGTTTCTTCTTATATAATCTTAACCCAACATACCTTAGCATAAAGAGGTTTAAACCGttaataattttgaataaaactACAGAAGTAAGCTTAATAAACAAAGtttatcattaaaattatttacatttgGCATCAAGGAGTAGGCATTAACCCTTGACCACGAAAGATGACCACaaacggacatgtaatttagaCCTTCATAAACTCCAAAGTTTACGATAGCGTATTAAGGATAATTGGCGAGCTATGGCATCCAAAgggttaatgagcaaaagagcTATGTGTTTATCTATATCAAATAACAAATGAGTAAATATTGAAAAGgtatataaacataatatatgccCAATCAAGATTTTCATAAACTAAGGTACACACTTATTCCAAACAATCTTTAGACACTTTGTCAATAGAAAACTGGCAATAAACCATACTCTTCTGATTTTCAATCCCCAGTCTTTCTGGTTTTTTACCTACAAAAATTACAGGATCATTATGAAAATTGACAATCGTTAAAAAAAACGATGAGGTTTACTTTACCTATTTGGTTTCGTGTTTGCAAATGATTATATTTGTTTCGATACCTTTCCATATTAGTAGTCCGTATCGGGGATACAAAAACATGGCGTGTTAACTAGATACATATATTATCAGTACCAATACCTCCCTTATAAATTTCATCttctttttatttacacaattTGAGCGGAACGAAATGCAAAATGTCTATGAGGTCAACTTACACTTTTAAAGTGGCCGCTCTTTGACTAATGTAGGTACCTTCTTATGTGTATGTGTgtagttttttgataaaaacAGTAAATATAAAACTAGTATCAGTCCTTAAACCTCTCTTCTATAGCGCCGCTAAGCAGGCCTATATCATGCTCGCATATAAAGAAACATCGTTGGAAGCAGCCCAAGTCATTCAGCCGACCGTTATAGAACATGGAACCGCAGGTTTCATTTTCACCACCGTCTGGCTGCTGGTTGCCCCAGCCGGTGTAGCCACTGTCGTCTAGAGAGGTGCCTAAAATCAACAAAAATGTGGTGATGACGATGAGGTCTActgacaacaaaaaaaaaaaattgggcgTGGAGTCCCGCGCGGAAGAAATGAAACTTTGTAGTCTTCGTAACTACagagtacagatgtagtgcgaataGGGTATTCTTCGTATTTCTccggaaacattcgtatttgtcacgctagttcagtaaatgtcagtacatcttgtactgagactgactgaaatagcatgacacgttcgtacgtttccgtaacaatacgaaggcaaatcttttcacTACATCTGTAACGTAACAATACATTAACCTTATAAACATTCTGTCAAGAGACtgtcacgtttttgcgtttagttacttccatctttttactgtttaaaatatacaaaaaaacactcaaattataaaaaaaaacaattataattcATGAAATAGTGTaagagtttcacttcaaaaattggCGTAATTATTCCAGGCATCAGtctagtatttttttcaaaattcgagttggcaacactgagttAACAACGTTTAActctgtcagttggaagtggcaaCACTGAgagttaaacgtttaacgctgtcagttggaagtggcaaCACTGAGAGTTAAACGcttaacgctgtcagttggaagtggcaaCACTGAgagttaaacgtttaacgctgtcagttggaagtggcaaCACTGATAGAGTTAAACGcttaacgctgtcagttggaagtggcaaCACTGAGAGTTAAACGTTTAACTCTGTCAGTTGGAactggcaacactgagcgttaaacgtttaacgctgtcagttggaactggcaacactgagcgttaaacgtttaacgctgtcagttggaactGGCAACACTGAGAGTTAAACGTTTAACTCTGTCAGTTGGAACTGgtaacactgagcgttaaacgtttaactcTGTCAGttagaagtcgcattagaagtttcactttaaaaaaaacctgcTAGGTATATACTATTGGGTTATTGCGTGTATTTGTAACAtaataatatcgtcactacttttaaaaaccggccaagtgcgagtcgggctcgcgcacaaagggttccgtagcagccaaaattacagttaaatcaacctatctcaaaaactataagagatactttgatcaaaccaaaaatcgttgaaagagttaattagcatgcatcacctctattttttttagaattttataccccgtagttataaaaataggggggggggacatactttttacgactttgagagctgatatctcaaaaaccgttcactttaagaaaaatgtttttagaaaactttatatcattttaaaagacctttccattgataccccacacgggtatgtacatcgaaaaaaaaattttcaccctcagttacatgtatggggggccccacccccaattcttttttttactatttagtgtcataattttgtagcggttcatacaacacatattcccatcaaatttcatcactgtagtacttatagtttccgagtaaatcggctgtgacagacggacagacggacagacggacagacggacagacggacatgacgaaactataagggttccgtttttgccattttggctacggaaccctaaaaaacttgtatcttcgtctgtcaatgaaaagaaaattgtagtaagtatgtatggaatgattggaatgcatatagacttactgcgttttcactttgaggagcagcgtgagatacgagattttttaaaaagtagtgacgatatacctagtgcataataatcatttagagCGTAAAATACCAAAGGgctattataaatattagtattgtaataaatattttgtaacaACACGGTCCTTTAGTAGATGACTTCacgtttacaaataaaaaataagtgcgTCACGTCttattaagattattttaagTACGTATGTATATACAATTGTACTATTCAAGCTTGTCGGTGTTACACAAAGCAAATGCCAttgcaaaattaaatattatggtTATATGACAAAATATAACTCTTTAGGCTTTGAGTTGAATTATAAGTACACTCTGTAATTCATTATTCGGTTCGAAGGACCACGTGTAACAACTGTTCCTCGGAactttttgaatttagaaccaACTTACATCTTATTTAGATACAACTTTAAATTGattttggaatatgtacaaAATAATTGGCAGGACTTAAAGAGGCGAAAGCTAGATCTAATTTTGGACTTTCCCGCAATAAAAGAATCAATATTTGAAAGAACTAGATATTTTGCATTGGGACTGGGAATAGTGCTACAAAACATTAGTAGTCCTGCGGTCGTAGCACACTAGTTTATCGCGTCGATGTTGCCTGCCTGGGTACGTAGCAGAATGGcacaaacgaaacgctcgtagatatctatctctatcgctcttgcgtattggcgcgacagagcaaggctacctttcgtggcgtttcgttttcgtttcgcgtcgcagaaatgccatttggctagcacggcgggagtatgtcgccgcgagatgactacccgtccttatgtcattaatacagttagaagaagacgtggcatctatctcgcggcgacatactcccgcggccatcatgtgctaggcctactggtcctttgaaataaaacttaccttTAATAGTTTTCCACCCATCACCATCCCGATTATGAAAGCCAAGATACACCGCTCCGCTCAAGAAGTTCCCTTTGACCTTGCTCTTCGGGGCTTCCTCGGTGATCTTGACGAGGTAGTCGGCCTCTGATTGGCTGTTGATGATGGACAGGTACGATTGTTCTGCGCTGCATACCGCGTGCGCGTCAGTCCAGTTCATTGGGGTGAGATGAAACTTGTAGCATTTGCCGAAATCCTTGTTGTAGTGGTAACCTGGAATTTGAAATAGTAAAATTGGTTTGTTTCCCGTAGCTTTAGGTATGGAATAGCGTATCATTATCATGGACAATGAACGAATGGAATggggaaaaataatttgttatcaaataaaaataagtataatgtacctacttatttcggAAACTTCATTTGGAATAGAATGAAGTGGAATGTAGATGAAAAATTCGGTAATAACTTGCTATTATTTTGttacttatttattaatcatCACATTCATCACGAAAGTagtattattatagttaaaaatattccaaaaaaaagtactaactgataatctgtaaaaataAAAGATCTGTTTTAATATTTTCGGTTTGGATTTCCCTCAACAGGTTTGCTGACTGGTAATTCCCCGACTGGCATTGTCAATTATAATAATTGCTTGTAGGATTTCCAGTCGGTTACTACTTATAGAATTTTTAAGAAACTTAGCTAAGTTTTTAGCCTTAACAACCTCTTTGTTTTTTTGTCAAGGTAAATGTGTCTGTGTGATATCAATGGATCAAATAAACTAGTATGTAAAATTTAACCTTACTCGGATCAGGCATATCACAAAGCGTATTCCAGTCCAGATCAAGAAGATTCTTCTTGCAGATGAATGGGTATTTCTGGTCGCATCGGTCGTCGTTGAGCGTACTCTCTCGCCGCCAGATCACGCAGTCTTCCACGTTGTTCGCGTCGTTCGGCTCGCCGGGACCCCAGTTGCTGTATACGTCTAGTATTGGACGACCTGTGAatgtatataggtacataacaaTGTCAACTTAAGACTCGGATTTCATTAGGTATTATCCGTTGACTCGTCATTGACTCATATACCTCTAGATTTCACCATTGATCATACGAACTCCTCCGCTTTAAAACCTGCCATCTACAGATTTGATATTGCAACAAATGGGCTCATATGCGTGGGATTTTAAGATACTTAATTATG includes:
- the LOC125227811 gene encoding secretory phospholipase A2 receptor-like — translated: MSSIKTLSVLLLVQLICQCSQGQQKQKFFRKDYTFIEDSQAFYKIHTIHRTWSDARKRCAMEGASMFYPEDEVEASAVLGLWNRTQPFSWVYVGISDLLAKGVWETIDGRPILDVYSNWGPGEPNDANNVEDCVIWRRESTLNDDRCDQKYPFICKKNLLDLDWNTLCDMPDPSYHYNKDFGKCYKFHLTPMNWTDAHAVCSAEQSYLSIINSQSEADYLVKITEEAPKSKVKGNFLSGAVYLGFHNRDGDGWKTIKGTSLDDSGYTGWGNQQPDGGENETCGSMFYNGRLNDLGCFQRCFFICEHDIGLLSGAIEERFKD